A single region of the Streptomyces sp. NBC_01803 genome encodes:
- a CDS encoding Lrp/AsnC family transcriptional regulator, whose translation MTPLAPQPDVDPVDMALLEEMRRDGRATYETLGRLLGLSRAAARTRLRRLLDSGLVRIVGVVHPSVFGLTAYAHAAIAVDGPVGPVAERVVALDTAPFVSAVTGRWALVAELRCPDRAALAEDIRRIAALPGVRRVDTTVYTEILKDAYFPPQDSAHTPMPIDDTDRVLLAELQRDGRAPFATLGEAVGLSPGAARTRVLRLLEAGAVHVGARVYPQALGLAHHTGFELTFGDGAETAVERIRTLDRVQYLATAIGRCDAVGTLTGYSAEDVFRSLEELRATPGVRTVESWTHLWVVKESYDRSPLTANGRAGEEN comes from the coding sequence ATGACTCCGCTCGCGCCTCAACCGGACGTCGATCCGGTCGACATGGCGCTCCTCGAAGAGATGCGGCGCGACGGCCGCGCCACGTACGAGACGCTCGGCCGTCTCCTCGGCCTGTCCCGCGCCGCCGCCCGCACGCGGCTGCGCCGGCTGTTGGACTCCGGTCTGGTGCGGATCGTCGGTGTCGTGCACCCGTCCGTCTTCGGCCTGACCGCGTACGCGCACGCGGCCATCGCGGTGGACGGGCCGGTCGGCCCGGTGGCCGAGCGGGTGGTGGCGCTGGACACCGCGCCGTTCGTCTCCGCGGTGACCGGCCGGTGGGCGCTGGTGGCCGAGCTGCGCTGCCCGGACCGGGCGGCGCTCGCGGAGGACATACGGCGCATCGCCGCGCTGCCGGGCGTGCGCCGCGTCGACACCACGGTCTACACGGAGATCCTCAAGGACGCTTACTTCCCGCCGCAGGACTCCGCGCACACGCCGATGCCCATCGATGACACCGACCGGGTGCTGCTGGCGGAGCTGCAACGGGACGGCCGCGCGCCGTTCGCCACCCTCGGCGAGGCGGTGGGTCTGTCGCCCGGCGCCGCCCGCACGCGGGTGCTGCGCCTGCTGGAGGCGGGCGCGGTGCACGTCGGCGCCCGCGTCTACCCGCAGGCGCTGGGGCTGGCGCACCACACGGGCTTCGAGCTGACCTTCGGCGACGGCGCCGAGACGGCCGTCGAGCGCATCCGCACGCTGGACCGCGTGCAGTACCTCGCGACGGCGATAGGGCGCTGCGACGCGGTCGGCACCCTCACCGGATACTCGGCGGAGGATGTCTTCCGCTCCCTGGAGGAGCTGCGTGCGACGCCCGGAGTCCGCACGGTGGAGTCGTGGACGCACCTGTGGGTGGTGAAGGAGTCCTACGACCGCTCGCCGCTGACCGCGAACGGGCGGGCGGGAGAGGAAAACTGA
- a CDS encoding helix-turn-helix domain-containing protein: MRVEEAIGSQIARLRESRRMSLSQLGEALGRYLERPWSRQAVHQAERGRRAFTAAELAAIALVLDTSVPALFLAEPESGASAGIDLPGGRVTPEEYRGILLHDAKDAPLDGVEELIVALHDIGEVLSRPTLARLAKIGRVAEQVAGPTAV; this comes from the coding sequence ATGCGGGTGGAAGAGGCCATCGGATCGCAGATCGCACGCCTCCGCGAGTCACGGCGGATGTCACTGTCGCAGCTGGGTGAGGCGCTGGGCCGGTATCTGGAGAGGCCGTGGAGCCGCCAGGCCGTCCACCAGGCCGAGCGCGGGCGGCGGGCCTTCACCGCCGCCGAGCTGGCCGCGATCGCCCTGGTCCTCGACACCTCGGTGCCCGCCCTCTTCCTCGCCGAGCCGGAGTCCGGCGCGTCCGCCGGGATCGACCTCCCCGGCGGCAGGGTCACCCCGGAGGAGTACCGGGGGATCCTCCTGCACGACGCCAAGGACGCTCCGCTGGACGGCGTCGAGGAGCTGATCGTGGCGCTGCACGACATAGGAGAGGTGCTGTCGCGGCCCACCCTGGCCCGGCTCGCCAAGATCGGCCGCGTCGCCGAGCAGGTGGCCGGTCCCACCGCCGTCTGA
- a CDS encoding aromatic ring-hydroxylating oxygenase subunit alpha — protein MAAPTQPTRTAQTDPSPRASAQPAPPFPGPLDGRPVGRGILPADAYTDPAVFAAETRAIFERRWVWAGFEHWVATPGSSRPITVAGRPLLLARDKDGTLRVFHNVCRHRGLVLSEEPSTRSRLRCPYHSWTFELDGSLCGTPYFARTKNSAPDDETRAALGLLPVRHTEWAGMILVNLDEHDSTSADELLAPLRRRWQPVGLDRLHLAAERRYDIAANWKLVVENFLDYYHLPFVHPQVGPATAALDIDDVVLSDRILGGCYPRGAMGKARKTETPLPLFADDLPQEMADRQDIFCVFPNALVFLEADWFQVIGYEPVAPGQTVEHLAVFVDAAAATDTYADARAALCQVLFEVNDQDVPILERMQRGRHSPAADRSHLVPHWDQVTARFQLLVAEALTDVRAAGTEGADRG, from the coding sequence ATGGCAGCACCCACCCAGCCCACCCGGACGGCCCAGACGGACCCGTCCCCGCGGGCGTCCGCCCAGCCCGCGCCCCCGTTCCCCGGCCCCCTCGACGGCCGTCCGGTGGGCCGCGGCATCCTGCCGGCCGACGCCTACACGGACCCCGCCGTGTTCGCCGCCGAGACCCGCGCCATCTTCGAACGCCGCTGGGTCTGGGCCGGGTTCGAGCACTGGGTGGCGACCCCCGGCAGCTCCCGGCCCATCACGGTCGCCGGCCGCCCCCTGCTGCTGGCCCGCGACAAGGACGGCACGCTGCGCGTCTTCCACAACGTCTGCCGGCACCGGGGCCTGGTCCTGTCCGAGGAGCCGAGCACCCGCTCCCGGCTGCGCTGCCCGTACCACTCCTGGACCTTCGAGCTCGACGGATCCCTGTGCGGCACGCCCTACTTCGCCCGCACCAAGAACTCGGCCCCGGACGACGAGACCCGCGCGGCCCTCGGCCTGCTTCCGGTGCGGCACACCGAGTGGGCGGGCATGATCCTGGTCAACCTGGACGAGCACGACAGCACGTCGGCCGATGAGCTGCTCGCGCCGCTGCGCCGCCGCTGGCAGCCCGTCGGCTTGGACCGCCTGCACCTGGCCGCCGAGCGCCGCTACGACATCGCCGCGAACTGGAAGCTGGTGGTGGAGAACTTCCTGGACTACTACCACCTGCCGTTCGTCCACCCCCAGGTCGGCCCGGCCACCGCCGCGCTCGACATCGACGACGTCGTCCTGTCCGACCGGATCCTCGGCGGCTGTTACCCGCGCGGCGCCATGGGCAAGGCGCGCAAGACCGAGACGCCGCTGCCGCTGTTCGCCGACGACCTGCCGCAGGAGATGGCCGACCGGCAGGACATCTTCTGTGTCTTCCCCAACGCCCTGGTCTTCCTGGAGGCCGACTGGTTCCAGGTCATCGGCTACGAGCCCGTCGCCCCCGGCCAGACCGTTGAGCACCTGGCGGTGTTCGTGGACGCCGCCGCCGCGACCGACACGTACGCCGACGCCCGCGCCGCGCTGTGCCAGGTGCTGTTCGAGGTCAACGACCAGGACGTGCCCATCCTCGAACGGATGCAGCGCGGCCGGCACTCCCCCGCCGCCGACCGCAGCCACCTCGTGCCGCACTGGGACCAGGTCACCGCCCGCTTCCAGCTCCTGGTGGCCGAGGCCCTCACCGACGTCAGGGCGGCTGGGACGGAAGGAGCCGACCGTGGCTGA
- a CDS encoding ABC transporter permease, with the protein MSDELRQSLPRSRALFVAVGCLAGGFLLAPLLVIVPIAFSGSAYLTFPPETWSTRWFTDVFNDPAWQDSFTLSLRVAAVATLLASVAGTAAAFALRRMTRGRRLLRTALIAPMVVPQLVLALGLYLAVEDLGGQAGIRTLMLGQAALATPMVYLTVTAGLAGVDPALSRAAFSLGHRWPSVLLRVELPLVARSVIGSAILAFGLCFDESVLSYYLSPPGQETLPTHIWLAAGQSASPDIAAVSTLIMGLALALLGGALAVGAAGTRKSAPSRKAASHQKAASHQKKGKTS; encoded by the coding sequence GTGAGCGACGAACTCCGCCAATCCCTGCCGCGCTCCCGGGCGTTGTTCGTGGCGGTCGGCTGTCTGGCCGGGGGCTTCCTGCTCGCGCCGCTGCTCGTCATCGTGCCGATCGCGTTCAGCGGCAGCGCCTATCTGACCTTCCCCCCCGAGACATGGTCGACCCGCTGGTTCACCGACGTGTTCAACGACCCGGCCTGGCAGGACTCGTTCACGCTGTCGCTGCGCGTCGCCGCCGTCGCCACGCTGCTGGCGTCCGTCGCCGGCACCGCCGCCGCGTTCGCGCTGCGCCGGATGACGCGCGGCCGGCGGCTGCTGCGCACCGCCCTGATCGCGCCGATGGTCGTGCCCCAACTCGTCCTCGCCCTCGGCCTCTACCTCGCCGTCGAGGACCTGGGCGGTCAGGCGGGCATCCGGACGCTGATGCTCGGCCAGGCGGCGCTCGCCACGCCGATGGTCTACCTCACCGTGACCGCGGGCCTGGCGGGCGTCGATCCGGCGCTCTCCCGCGCCGCGTTCAGCCTCGGGCATCGCTGGCCCTCCGTCCTGCTGCGCGTCGAACTGCCGCTGGTGGCGCGGAGCGTGATCGGCTCGGCGATCCTCGCCTTCGGTCTGTGCTTCGACGAGTCCGTCCTCTCCTACTACCTGAGCCCGCCGGGCCAGGAGACCCTGCCCACCCACATCTGGCTGGCGGCCGGGCAGAGCGCGTCCCCCGACATCGCCGCCGTGAGCACGCTGATCATGGGCCTCGCCCTCGCCCTCCTCGGCGGCGCCCTGGCGGTCGGCGCCGCGGGGACCCGGAAGTCCGCGCCGAGCCGCAAGGCCGCGTCGCATCAAAAGGCCGCGTCGCATCAAAAGAAAGGGAAGACCTCATGA
- a CDS encoding ABC transporter permease, with product MSRTATARTGTGARWLLLPPTLLLAVGLAGPLVALIAAAWSTHGPAGVLTEPFESDLFIGATARTLWLSAVVTAVCWLVGTGYALALALAPAWLGRLLTAVLFLTFWVSLLVRTYGWVLTLQPGGALDELVQRLGLSADGESLGLYQTTPGLLPAMVHVMLPYMVLPIYAGLRAIDPAQLRAARSLGGGDLLVLRKVVLPALRSGSLAGAVLVFVLSLGFYVTPAFLGGPGDQVVSIVIGTEFGRLQNLGGAAAMGVVLLLAILAIYLIADRYLRIGEQWERL from the coding sequence ATGAGCCGGACGGCGACGGCTCGCACGGGAACGGGCGCGCGGTGGCTGCTGCTGCCGCCCACGCTCCTCCTCGCCGTCGGCCTCGCCGGCCCGCTGGTCGCGCTGATCGCCGCCGCCTGGTCCACGCACGGACCGGCCGGCGTCCTCACCGAGCCCTTCGAGAGCGACCTGTTCATCGGCGCCACCGCCCGCACCCTGTGGCTGTCGGCGGTGGTCACCGCGGTCTGCTGGCTGGTCGGCACCGGCTACGCGCTGGCCCTCGCGCTCGCCCCCGCCTGGCTCGGGCGGCTGCTCACCGCCGTGCTCTTCCTGACCTTCTGGGTCTCCCTGTTGGTGCGCACCTACGGCTGGGTGCTCACCCTCCAGCCCGGCGGCGCCCTGGACGAGCTGGTCCAGCGATTGGGCCTGTCGGCCGACGGCGAGAGTCTCGGCCTGTACCAGACGACGCCCGGCCTCCTGCCCGCCATGGTCCACGTGATGCTGCCGTACATGGTGCTGCCCATCTACGCGGGCCTGCGCGCCATCGACCCGGCCCAGCTGCGGGCCGCCCGCAGCCTGGGCGGCGGCGACCTGCTGGTGCTGCGCAAGGTCGTGCTGCCCGCGCTGCGTTCGGGCTCGCTGGCCGGCGCGGTGCTGGTCTTCGTGCTCAGCCTCGGTTTCTACGTCACCCCCGCGTTCCTCGGCGGCCCCGGCGACCAGGTCGTGTCCATCGTCATCGGCACCGAGTTCGGCCGGCTCCAGAACCTCGGCGGCGCCGCCGCGATGGGCGTGGTGCTGCTGCTGGCCATCCTCGCCATCTACCTGATCGCGGACCGGTATCTGCGCATCGGCGAACAGTGGGAGCGGCTGTGA
- a CDS encoding extracellular solute-binding protein codes for MNRSRSSRREFLSRMSLVLGGAAAGPALLTACGSSDSSGGSGGSSAAPEGVDAEWPRLTSRQVVVAGFGGETYELRDSEQFRPFTEVSGARVVQAAWDYGKFVSMVESGTPEWDMIDFDGYSIAALIEQGTPPGELAPWVRRCDLVDERYRDYAAGSYAYSVVLGWSTDLDATPRTWADYFDTRRFPGKRAFPKSIYAGTAEIALLADGVPADQLYPLDLDRAFAKLDTIKDDLVYYDSYAQGQQYMTQGSASMIATANSRMIQLKNDGQPVDWTYQDAILYPWGGFAMPQQPQHADAANALIDYLSTPESQAWTARTLYLGPTVSAAFDSLTDEERALQPSAPENVEVQVTVDVPAAARQDTEYVERFFSWIAE; via the coding sequence GTGAACCGTTCCAGATCCTCCCGCCGCGAGTTCCTGTCGCGCATGTCGCTGGTCCTCGGCGGCGCCGCGGCGGGACCGGCGCTGCTGACCGCCTGTGGCTCGTCCGACTCCTCCGGCGGGTCCGGCGGTTCGTCGGCCGCGCCCGAGGGCGTCGACGCCGAGTGGCCGCGGCTCACCTCCCGCCAAGTGGTCGTCGCGGGCTTCGGCGGCGAGACCTACGAGCTGCGCGACAGCGAGCAGTTCCGCCCGTTCACCGAGGTGTCGGGCGCGCGTGTCGTCCAGGCCGCGTGGGACTACGGCAAGTTCGTCTCGATGGTCGAATCGGGCACCCCCGAGTGGGACATGATCGACTTCGACGGGTACTCCATCGCCGCACTGATCGAACAGGGCACGCCGCCCGGCGAGTTGGCCCCCTGGGTGCGCCGCTGCGACCTGGTGGACGAGCGGTACCGCGACTACGCGGCGGGCAGCTACGCCTACAGCGTCGTCCTCGGCTGGTCCACGGATCTGGACGCCACCCCCCGCACCTGGGCCGATTACTTCGACACCCGCCGCTTCCCCGGCAAGCGGGCGTTCCCCAAGTCGATCTACGCGGGCACCGCCGAGATAGCCCTGCTCGCCGACGGCGTGCCCGCCGACCAGCTCTATCCCCTGGACCTGGACCGGGCGTTCGCCAAGCTGGACACCATCAAGGACGACCTCGTCTACTACGACTCCTACGCCCAGGGCCAGCAGTACATGACCCAGGGCAGCGCGTCGATGATCGCCACCGCCAACAGCCGCATGATCCAGCTGAAGAACGACGGACAGCCGGTCGACTGGACCTACCAGGACGCGATCCTCTACCCCTGGGGCGGCTTCGCGATGCCGCAGCAGCCGCAGCACGCCGACGCGGCCAACGCCCTCATCGACTACCTCTCCACGCCCGAGTCCCAGGCGTGGACGGCCAGAACGCTGTACCTCGGACCGACCGTCTCCGCCGCGTTCGACTCGCTCACCGACGAGGAGCGCGCCCTCCAGCCCAGCGCGCCGGAGAACGTCGAGGTCCAGGTCACCGTCGACGTGCCCGCCGCCGCGCGCCAGGACACCGAGTACGTCGAGCGGTTCTTCTCCTGGATAGCCGAATGA
- a CDS encoding ABC transporter ATP-binding protein yields the protein MSVAVAIDRLTVDLSGNRILDGVSLDVPAGAFVTLLGPSGSGKTTTLNVLAGFAAAVSGHVLLGDRPIDAVPAHQRDIGFVFQNYALFPHLSVAKNVEFPLLARKIPARRRAELVARALELVHLPQAGPRPIRSLSGGQQQRVALARALVFSPALLLLDEPLAALDKQLREAMQIELKRIQRETGVTTVAVTHDQTEALSMSDRVAIMNGGRIEQVGTPDEVYHRPATAFVARFLGEANLLAVRDGRVEALGAPVEGDRDGTTVIRPEDLRVSPEPGEGLAGTVTEVVYQGPRLRLTVTAGPLDLLATVVPSELPATPVPGDRVHVSYRGRVLHTLCPEPGAAIAA from the coding sequence ATGAGCGTCGCCGTCGCCATCGACCGGCTCACCGTCGACCTGTCAGGCAACCGGATTCTCGACGGCGTCAGCCTCGATGTCCCGGCCGGGGCGTTTGTCACCCTGCTCGGCCCGAGCGGCAGCGGCAAGACGACCACCCTCAACGTGCTGGCCGGCTTCGCCGCCGCGGTCTCCGGCCATGTGCTGCTGGGCGACCGCCCGATCGACGCGGTGCCCGCCCACCAGCGCGACATCGGCTTCGTCTTCCAGAACTACGCGCTCTTCCCGCACCTGTCCGTCGCGAAGAACGTCGAATTCCCGCTGCTGGCCCGCAAGATCCCCGCCCGGCGGCGCGCGGAGCTCGTCGCACGGGCGCTGGAGCTGGTCCATCTCCCGCAGGCCGGGCCACGGCCCATCCGCTCGCTCAGCGGCGGCCAGCAGCAGCGCGTCGCGCTCGCCCGCGCCCTCGTCTTCTCGCCCGCCCTGCTGCTGCTCGACGAGCCACTGGCCGCGCTGGACAAGCAGTTGCGCGAGGCGATGCAGATCGAGCTGAAGCGAATCCAGCGCGAGACCGGCGTCACGACCGTGGCCGTCACCCACGACCAGACCGAGGCGCTGTCCATGTCCGACCGCGTCGCGATCATGAACGGTGGCCGGATCGAGCAGGTCGGCACCCCGGATGAGGTGTACCACCGGCCCGCCACCGCCTTCGTGGCGCGCTTCCTCGGCGAGGCCAACCTGCTGGCCGTGCGCGACGGCCGCGTCGAGGCCCTCGGCGCGCCCGTGGAGGGGGACCGCGACGGCACCACGGTGATCCGCCCCGAGGACCTGCGCGTATCGCCCGAGCCGGGCGAGGGGTTGGCGGGAACGGTCACCGAAGTCGTCTACCAGGGCCCGCGCCTGCGGCTCACGGTCACCGCCGGCCCTCTCGACCTCCTCGCCACGGTGGTGCCGAGCGAGCTGCCCGCGACGCCCGTCCCCGGCGACCGCGTCCACGTGTCCTACCGCGGCCGGGTCCTCCACACCCTGTGCCCCGAGCCGGGCGCGGCCATCGCCGCCTGA
- a CDS encoding PadR family transcriptional regulator: MSSPAAGRGPSPEGSAEPLSLSPSSYLVLGLIARHGPMTPYALKIRSGESVGPFWSFPHAQLYSEPDRLARGGLLSEEREPGGRRRRTFHLRPAGRRVLDEWLGDPGTEPAQLRDPALLKLSFADLGDEEGVRRLAERQGEAHRARLADYRRRAEELTDTPEDTARRRVLTIAVCIEEAHLAFWRSLLD; the protein is encoded by the coding sequence ATGAGTTCACCGGCTGCCGGTCGCGGTCCCTCCCCGGAGGGAAGCGCGGAGCCGCTGTCCCTGAGCCCTTCCTCCTATCTGGTCCTCGGCCTCATCGCCCGGCACGGACCGATGACTCCGTACGCCCTGAAGATCAGGTCCGGGGAGTCGGTCGGGCCCTTCTGGTCGTTCCCGCACGCCCAGCTCTACAGCGAGCCGGACCGGCTGGCGCGCGGCGGGCTGCTGAGCGAGGAGCGGGAACCGGGCGGCCGACGCCGCCGCACATTCCATCTGCGGCCCGCCGGGCGCAGGGTGCTCGACGAGTGGCTCGGCGACCCGGGGACCGAGCCCGCGCAACTGCGCGACCCGGCGCTGCTCAAGCTCTCCTTCGCCGACCTCGGCGACGAGGAGGGCGTGCGCCGCCTGGCCGAGCGGCAGGGGGAGGCGCACCGGGCACGCCTGGCAGACTACCGGCGGCGGGCCGAGGAGCTGACCGACACCCCGGAGGACACCGCCCGGCGGCGGGTGCTGACCATCGCGGTGTGCATCGAAGAGGCGCATCTCGCCTTCTGGCGGAGCCTGCTGGATTGA
- the speB gene encoding agmatinase, whose protein sequence is MDASRVPRFVGPATFARLPRVDEVTRADVAVVGVPFDTGVSYRPGARFGPAHVREASRLLRPYNPAVDISPFAAMQVADAGDIACNPFDIEEAVGTIERGARDLIGTGTRLLTIGGDHTIALPLLRAVAGRHGPVAVVHFDAHLDTWDTYFGTAYTHGTPFRRAWEEGLIDGEASMHVGLRGPLYSPQDLVDDRGFGFAAVSCPEIEADGITGVIERVRARVGDRPVYVSVDIDVLDPAHAPGTGTPEAGGLTSRELLTVLRVFGELNLVSADVVEVSPAYDHAQLTGIAAAHVGYELLSAMAPRAS, encoded by the coding sequence GTGGACGCCTCCCGTGTCCCGCGCTTCGTCGGCCCGGCGACGTTCGCCCGGCTGCCCCGTGTGGACGAGGTGACGCGGGCCGATGTCGCCGTCGTCGGCGTCCCGTTCGACACCGGCGTCAGCTACCGGCCCGGCGCCAGGTTCGGCCCGGCGCACGTCCGGGAGGCGTCCCGGCTGCTGCGGCCCTACAACCCGGCCGTCGACATCTCCCCGTTCGCCGCCATGCAGGTGGCCGACGCGGGCGACATCGCCTGCAATCCGTTCGACATCGAGGAGGCCGTCGGCACGATCGAACGCGGCGCCCGCGACCTGATCGGCACGGGCACCAGGCTGCTGACCATCGGCGGCGACCACACCATCGCGCTGCCCCTGCTGCGGGCCGTCGCCGGACGGCACGGGCCGGTCGCGGTCGTCCACTTCGACGCCCATCTGGACACCTGGGACACCTACTTCGGCACCGCGTACACGCACGGCACGCCGTTCCGCCGGGCCTGGGAGGAGGGGCTGATCGACGGCGAAGCCAGCATGCACGTCGGACTGCGCGGCCCGCTGTACTCCCCGCAGGACCTCGTGGACGACCGGGGGTTCGGCTTCGCGGCGGTGAGCTGCCCGGAGATCGAGGCGGACGGGATCACGGGTGTCATCGAACGGGTCCGCGCCCGCGTCGGGGACCGCCCGGTCTATGTCTCGGTCGACATCGACGTCCTCGACCCGGCGCACGCCCCGGGCACCGGAACCCCCGAGGCGGGTGGCCTGACCAGCCGCGAACTGCTCACCGTGCTGCGGGTCTTCGGGGAACTCAACCTGGTGTCGGCGGACGTGGTCGAGGTCTCGCCCGCCTACGACCACGCCCAGCTCACCGGCATCGCCGCCGCGCACGTCGGCTACGAGCTGCTGAGCGCGATGGCGCCGCGCGCCTCATGA
- a CDS encoding MFS transporter, with translation MSDAGRRKRASVLAVTCLGQFMVLLDNTIVMTALPDMQRDLSTPLTGLQWIVDSYVLALAVLLLTGGAIGDRYGRKRLFLAGLAVFTCASVLCGLAGGTGWLIAARALQGAGAAALSPGSLSLLASAYTEPRERARAIGLWAGISGFGLSAGPLLGGALVDSFGWQAVFLVNLPVGLLTLVLGLRVLDESRAPRRRGLDPPGMLLATACVGTLTFGLINAGDEGWSSGTTTGCLGAAAVLLAAFVIAQARSPEPMLPLGLFGERLFTVSHTAILGVGFGLLGTTFFFSQFFQMVQGCSAFDAGVRTLPTTAGILVCGPLAGRLAARYGYRLPVTAGLLSAGAGLTALGAVHGDSAYGAVWWRLALVGLGFGLALSPLTAAAVASVPRERSGLASGTSNTGRQLGAVLGVAVLGALVHARQADGIADRLNGLGLAPEARAAAIEALSSGGGLAPAESVPGLSTAAQRLVVGGAFTDALNVAFLTAGVVMLALATLAALGLTRSTPQATRTAPGPDAPDAPDAPDAPDAPDAPDAPDAPDAPDAPGAPDAPHETTPAGPGRP, from the coding sequence GTGTCCGACGCCGGACGCCGGAAGAGGGCATCCGTGCTGGCCGTGACGTGTCTCGGCCAGTTCATGGTGCTGCTGGACAACACCATCGTCATGACCGCGCTCCCGGACATGCAGCGGGACCTCTCCACCCCCCTGACCGGCCTGCAGTGGATCGTCGACTCCTACGTCCTGGCGCTGGCCGTCCTGCTGCTGACCGGCGGAGCGATCGGCGATCGCTACGGCAGGAAGCGGCTGTTCCTCGCCGGACTGGCAGTCTTCACCTGCGCCTCCGTGCTGTGCGGGCTGGCCGGCGGCACGGGCTGGCTTATCGCCGCGCGCGCACTCCAGGGCGCCGGGGCCGCCGCGCTCAGCCCGGGCAGCCTGTCGCTGCTCGCCTCCGCCTACACCGAGCCGCGCGAGCGGGCCCGCGCGATCGGGCTGTGGGCGGGGATCAGCGGCTTCGGTCTCTCGGCCGGACCGCTGCTCGGCGGGGCGCTGGTCGACTCCTTCGGCTGGCAGGCGGTCTTCCTGGTGAACCTGCCGGTCGGCCTCCTCACGCTGGTGCTCGGACTGAGGGTGTTGGACGAGTCCCGCGCCCCCCGCCGGCGCGGGCTGGACCCGCCGGGCATGCTCCTGGCGACGGCCTGTGTCGGGACGCTGACCTTCGGGCTGATCAACGCGGGCGACGAGGGCTGGTCCTCGGGCACGACCACGGGCTGCCTGGGCGCGGCGGCGGTGCTGCTGGCCGCGTTCGTGATCGCGCAGGCCCGCTCGCCGGAGCCGATGCTGCCGCTCGGGCTGTTCGGAGAGCGGCTGTTCACCGTGTCCCACACCGCCATCCTCGGCGTCGGGTTCGGTCTGCTGGGCACCACCTTCTTCTTCTCGCAGTTCTTCCAAATGGTGCAGGGCTGCTCGGCGTTCGACGCCGGGGTGCGGACGCTGCCCACCACGGCCGGGATCCTGGTGTGCGGCCCCCTGGCCGGGCGCCTGGCCGCCCGGTACGGCTACCGGCTGCCGGTGACCGCCGGCCTGCTGTCCGCCGGGGCCGGCCTGACCGCCCTCGGTGCCGTGCACGGCGACAGCGCGTACGGCGCGGTGTGGTGGCGGCTGGCCCTGGTCGGCCTCGGATTCGGGCTGGCGCTGTCGCCGCTCACCGCCGCCGCGGTCGCGTCCGTGCCCCGGGAGCGCAGTGGTCTGGCTTCCGGCACCAGCAACACCGGCCGCCAGCTCGGAGCCGTGCTCGGCGTCGCCGTGCTGGGCGCCCTCGTGCACGCCCGGCAGGCCGATGGCATCGCGGACCGGCTCAACGGCCTGGGACTGGCGCCGGAGGCGCGGGCCGCCGCCATCGAGGCGCTGTCCTCCGGTGGCGGACTCGCGCCCGCGGAATCCGTGCCCGGGCTGTCCACCGCCGCCCAACGCCTCGTCGTCGGCGGCGCGTTCACCGACGCGCTCAACGTGGCCTTCCTCACCGCGGGCGTCGTCATGCTGGCCCTCGCGACCCTCGCCGCGCTGGGCCTCACCCGCTCCACACCGCAGGCCACCCGGACCGCCCCGGGCCCCGACGCCCCCGACGCCCCCGACGCCCCCGACGCCCCCGACGCCCCCGACGCCCCCGACGCCCCCGACGCCCCCGACGCCCCCGACGCCCCCGGCGCCCCCGACGCCCCGCACGAGACCACGCCCGCCGGACCGGGCCGCCCGTGA